Proteins found in one Lysinibacillus fusiformis genomic segment:
- a CDS encoding transcriptional regulator SplA domain-containing protein: MQQPFDVGDIVYIFYRNPHIQDVTNIQEAAVVHHPEQPEELALFLFETYYPITNDMLIFASEMAAEQAYHQYFH, encoded by the coding sequence ATGCAACAACCATTTGATGTGGGAGATATTGTTTATATTTTTTACCGCAATCCACATATTCAAGATGTAACGAATATACAGGAAGCGGCAGTGGTACATCATCCAGAGCAACCAGAGGAGCTAGCGCTATTTTTATTTGAAACATATTATCCAATTACGAATGACATGTTAATTTTTGCAAGTGAGATGGCGGCTGAACAGGCCTATCATCAGTATTTTCATTGA